The DNA sequence CGTCATCCACTGCTCGTCTGAGCTGGATTTGTGCAGGCTCAGACCAGGTTCAGGGCTGCAGGGCCGGTTTCTAGAAGTGCCCCCAGATGCTGCGCAAGCGCGGCCTGGACGTGGCGCTGGCCGAAGACGGTCTCCAGGCCGTGCGGGCCATTCAGACCCACGATTACGACGTCGTGCTGATGGACATCCAGATGCCGGGTCTGGACGGCTACGACGCCACCCGGGCCGTGCGGGAATGGGAGCTGGCCACCGGGCGCGAGCGGGTGCCCATCATCGCGCTGACCGCGCATGCCCTGCCCGCCGACCGGCAGAAGTGCCTGGCCGCCGGCATGGACGACTACGTCGTCAAGCCCTACAGCACCGAGACCGTGAGCACCGTCATCGCCCGCTGGCTCATGCCGCCGGGCAAGGCCGTACCGGCGGGTCAGGTGGTGGAGATCATCGAGGAGCCGGCAACGGCCGTGATCGACCTCGACCGCTACGAGCAGGTCCGCTCCATCATGGGCGACGCCATGGGGGCGCTGCTCGACAAGGTGCTGGAGACGCTGGACAGTGAGATCATGCAGATGCAGGCCGCGGCAGCGGAAGACCGGATCGACACGATGCGCGAACTGCTGCACCGGCTCAAGAACACGGCCGGCGACATCGGCGCGATGCGGCTGCACGAACTGGCTGCACAATTCGAACGAGACATCACAAGGGAGAACGCGCCCATGCCGGACATCGGCCC is a window from the Sphaerotilus montanus genome containing:
- a CDS encoding response regulator, producing MLRKRGLDVALAEDGLQAVRAIQTHDYDVVLMDIQMPGLDGYDATRAVREWELATGRERVPIIALTAHALPADRQKCLAAGMDDYVVKPYSTETVSTVIARWLMPPGKAVPAGQVVEIIEEPATAVIDLDRYEQVRSIMGDAMGALLDKVLETLDSEIMQMQAAAAEDRIDTMRELLHRLKNTAGDIGAMRLHELAAQFERDITRENAPMPDIGPLELACTAALAAVRQLIVELPSPRSP